In a genomic window of Bacteroidota bacterium:
- a CDS encoding tail fiber domain-containing protein, producing the protein MKTIIILLAVILTPLVLLSQDINGKLGTDGQFIIRDTNNTFISVPQSSGYLTLNRSLTLPNTTSSTLGIIFKGAFRFLHNYGSQNIFLGVNSGNFSMTGIGGNTIVGFSSFISNTTGYENTAVGSNALYSNSTGYLNTAFGTHSLNLSTTGYHNTAFGSYSLRSHTVGNQNTALGYASLYSNTSGSFNTAVGYQSLFNGTGGNQNTAVGYQSLYNTTGSYNTAIGYDAQVPNTAGSYQVRIGSHAITYAGVQVAWTITSDKRWKSNILNSNLGLNFISKLNPVSYSRTNDENQKTEYGFIAQEVEEILKGAGVENSGMLTIDDEGKYELRYNDLLAPMVKSMQELNMKCETLEEKNNNLEEKIIKLVQMQNILVNEIDKIKSNDTYIKEVKLGVK; encoded by the coding sequence ATGAAAACAATCATAATTTTACTTGCAGTCATACTTACCCCGCTTGTATTATTAAGCCAGGATATTAACGGCAAATTAGGAACAGACGGACAATTCATAATCAGGGATACAAATAACACATTTATTAGTGTTCCGCAGAGTAGCGGTTATTTAACACTGAACCGGAGTTTAACTCTGCCAAACACAACAAGTTCAACATTAGGTATTATTTTTAAAGGTGCATTCAGATTTTTGCATAACTACGGGTCACAAAATATATTCTTAGGTGTCAATTCAGGCAACTTTTCTATGACCGGTATCGGCGGTAACACTATCGTGGGATTTTCATCTTTCATTTCCAACACCACAGGTTACGAAAACACAGCCGTGGGTTCTAACGCCCTCTACTCAAACTCCACAGGTTATCTTAACACAGCCTTTGGGACACATTCTCTCAACTTAAGCACCACTGGCTACCATAACACTGCGTTTGGCTCTTATTCTCTCCGCTCACACACCGTAGGTAACCAAAACACGGCTTTGGGATATGCTTCGCTCTACTCCAACACCTCAGGTAGCTTTAATACAGCGGTAGGATACCAGTCTCTCTTCAACGGAACAGGCGGTAACCAGAACACAGCAGTGGGTTATCAGTCTCTCTACAACACCACAGGATCCTATAATACTGCCATAGGATATGATGCACAGGTGCCAAACACAGCGGGAAGCTACCAGGTGCGAATAGGCAGTCACGCAATTACCTACGCCGGTGTGCAGGTTGCGTGGACGATCACAAGCGACAAGAGATGGAAGTCAAATATCCTAAACTCAAACCTTGGTTTAAATTTTATCTCTAAACTAAATCCTGTTTCCTATTCCCGCACAAACGATGAAAACCAAAAAACTGAATACGGATTCATAGCTCAGGAAGTTGAAGAAATTTTAAAAGGAGCAGGCGTTGAAAACAGCGGAATGCTAACCATAGACGATGAAGGCAAATATGAACTAAGATACAATGACTTACTCGCACCAATGGTTAAATCAATGCAGGAGTTGAATATGAAATGTGAAACATTGGAAGAAAAAAATAATAATTTAGAAGAAAAAATCATAAAACTTGTGCAGATGCAGAATATACTTGTAAATGAAATAGACAAGATTAAATCAAATGACACATATATAAAAGAAGTTAAACTTGGAGTAAAATAA
- a CDS encoding T9SS type A sorting domain-containing protein, with protein MKKTKIFSVALLAVTFFVITISASSQSVLTLHPGSSMGVSAGADLCVNIVTGGGILYGNGTICGGIITNVPISSNEMPTVFGISQNYPNPFNPTTNFGFRIPNFGFVSLKVYDVFGKEVTTLVNEVKHPGEYSVKGDASGLASGLYFYRIQAGNFIETKKLLLLK; from the coding sequence ATGAAAAAAACTAAAATATTTTCGGTGGCGCTTTTAGCGGTAACTTTTTTTGTGATAACCATTTCAGCATCATCGCAGAGTGTGCTCACACTCCATCCGGGTTCATCAATGGGTGTATCGGCAGGAGCAGATTTATGCGTAAATATAGTTACCGGAGGAGGAATTCTTTACGGAAACGGTACAATTTGTGGAGGAATAATTACCAATGTGCCGATATCCTCAAACGAAATGCCTACGGTTTTCGGTATCAGCCAAAACTACCCTAACCCGTTCAACCCAACAACGAATTTTGGATTTCGGATTCCGAATTTTGGATTTGTTTCTCTGAAGGTGTATGATGTATTTGGTAAAGAAGTTACGACATTGGTTAATGAGGTAAAACATCCTGGTGAGTATTCAGTAAAGGGGGATGCGAGTGGTCTCGCAAGCGGTTTATACTTCTATCGCATACAAGCGGGAAACTTTATAGAAACAAAAAAACTTTTATTACTCAAATAA